The following are encoded together in the Lactuca sativa cultivar Salinas chromosome 1, Lsat_Salinas_v11, whole genome shotgun sequence genome:
- the LOC111921795 gene encoding dirigent protein 22, which yields MASLLKNTFTITFYFILLSSLSNPSHGVFSEELSEAISMKRMEKTTRLHFFFHDIHSGKTPSAIKIAGTSDPGFFGDTYMMDNALTEGQDASSKVVGKAQGMYAFAAQKELSLLMVLNYEFTQGDFNGSSISVLGRNPVMMDVREMPIVGGSGRFRYATGYALAHTVWFDSKTGDAIVEYNVYVKHY from the coding sequence ATGGCTTCTCTTCTCAAAAATACTTTTACTATCACCTTCTACTTCATACTCCTTTCATCCCTTTCAAATCCCTCTCATGGAGTTTTCTCCGAGGAGCTTTCAGAAGCCATATCAATGAAAAGAATGGAGAAAACAACCCGCCTCCATTTCTTCTTCCACGACATCCACAGTGGCAAAACCCCATCAGCAATCAAGATCGCCGGAACCTCAGATCCGGGCTTCTTTGGCGACACATATATGATGGATAATGCTCTGACAGAAGGCCAAGATGCGTCATCAAAGGTGGTAGGAAAGGCGCAAGGAATGTATGCATTTGCAGCCCAGAAAGAACTGTCATTGCTGATGGTGTTGAACTACGAGTTCACCCAAGGAGACTTTAATGGGAGTAGTATCAGTGTCCTTGGCCGGAATCCGGTGATGATGGACGTCAGGGAGATGCCGATTGTCGGAGGCAGTGGGCGGTTTCGGTATGCCACTGGGTATGCGTTGGCGCATACGGTTTGGTTTGATTCCAAGACCGGGGATGCCATCGTGGAATACAATGTGTACGTAAAGCATTACTAG